One part of the Rutidosis leptorrhynchoides isolate AG116_Rl617_1_P2 chromosome 1, CSIRO_AGI_Rlap_v1, whole genome shotgun sequence genome encodes these proteins:
- the LOC139846928 gene encoding uncharacterized protein produces the protein MAWVKWDSIMLPYGVGGLNIGSLKAKNLALLGKWWWRFRTEADTFWVKIIKSIYGREGGLGSSCSSRVGVGYSPWKDVIKIGKDLDKYGISLNNSFVRCVGEGRDILFWEDTWAGDQCFKDKFSRLYRLEENKHVMVNERVSWSNTGASVGWRWIRPPRGRNMGDIAEMVQTINGVVRGENGRDFWKWVFNRDGYYITKVMAEIIDDKVLGGNSYGLETERNKLLPQSIEIFVWRAKRRRLPVRKELDNRGIDLHTVRCPMCDEDVESLDHALVLCKFSFEVWENIHRWWGLTSLASTCVNDIFNGSAFSSMGHHRKILWQAVEWVTGYLLWKNRNQKVFHNTSRSTATLINDIQVKSFEWISKRAKRYNLQWHQWLINPSSFGSSDLNRSGVG, from the coding sequence atggcttgggttaaatgggattcTATTATGCTTCCTTACGGGGTGGGGGGTCTTAATATCGGATCGCTAAAAGCAAAAAATCTAGCTCTTTTaggtaaatggtggtggaggtttcgtACCGAAGCCGACACTTTTTGGGTCAAGATTATCAAAAGTATATATGGGCGGGAAGGGGGGTTGGGGTCTTCGTGTAGCTCTCGGGTGGGTGTCGGGTACTCTCCTTGGAAAGATGTTATAAAAATTGGGAAAGATTTGGATAAATACGGTATTTCACTTAACAATTCTTTTGTAAGATGTGTTGGTGAAGGCAGGGATATTTTATTTTGGGAAGATACTTGGGCGGGTGATCAATGCTTTAAGGACAAGTTTTCGAGGCTCTATAGATTGGAAGAGAACAAGCATGTGATGGTCAATGAAAGGGTTTCTTGGTCCAACACGGGTGCATCAGTGGGGTGGCGGTGGATCAGACCGCCTCGGGGCAGAAACATGGGTGACATAGCGGAAATGGTTCAGACTATTAATGGGGTAGTTCGAGGAGAAAATGGGCGTGATTTCTGGAAATGGGTGTTCAACAGGGATGGTTATTACATTACTAAGGTGATGGCCGAAATAATTGATGACAAAGTGCTTGGGGGCAACTCTTACGGGCTTGAAACTGAGCGAAATAAACTGCTTCCGCAATCCATCGAGATCTTTGTTTGGCGTGCAAAGCGTAGGCGTCTTCCGGTAAGAAAAGAACTCGATAATCGAGGTATCGATCTTCATACGGTTAGGTGTCCTATGTGTGATGAGGATGTTGAATCTTTAGACCACGCTCTAGTGTTGTGCAAATTCTCGTTTGAAGTCTGGGAAAACATACATCGATGGTGGGGATTGACTTCGCTTGCTAGTACATGTGTGAATGATATCTTCAATGGATCGGCTTTTTCTTCTATGGGTCACCACCGGAAAATTCTATGGCAAGCCGTGGAGTGGGTGACGGGTTATCTATTGTGGAAGAATAGGAATCAAAAAGTCTTCCACAACACGTCTCGTTCAACCGCAACTTTAATTAACGATATCCAAGTCAAAAGTTTCGAGTGGATTTCCAAAAGGGCAAAACGTTATAATCTCCAATGGCACCAATGGCTGATAAATCCCTCTTCGTTCGGGTCTAGTGATCTTAATCGAAGTGGCGTAGGCTAA